The Rhodoluna lacicola genome includes the window TAGATGCTGCGGTGTCTGGAGCAATGCTTGCCAAGATGCGAAACATAGGTCAGGCCTGCACGGCTGCCAACCGATTCATCGTGCACGACTCAATTGCTGAAGAATTCGGCACTAAGTTTGCGGCCAAGATGGGTGAACTGAATCTTGGTCGAGGTATTGCCGATGGAACCACCTGTGGTCCGGTAATCAACCAGGCTGCTCAAGACAACATGGAGCGACTAGTTGCGGCAACGGTTAGCGAGGGTGGTGACGTGCTGGTTGGTGGAGAATCACTCGCGGGTGATGGTTACTTCTTCAAGCCAACCGTGCTTGATAACGTCTCGGCGGATTCCACGATCTGGAAAGAAGAAATCTTTGGGCCAATCGCTCCAATCGTTCGCTTCAAGAGTGAGGAAGAGGCCGTGCGTTTGGCCAATGACACCGAATACGGCTTGGTTTCTTACGCCTACACCAGCGACGCCAAGCGCCAGCTGCGTTTGATTGAAAGCCTGGACACCGGCATGACCGGAATCAACTCAGGATTGGTATCTAACGCAGCAGCGCCATTTGGAGGCACCAAAGCTTCAGGAATGGGCCGCGAAGGTGGACTTGAGGGCATTGACGAATACCTTGAGGTCAAGTACGCCTTCATTCCGGATCCGTTTGCCTAGAGGCGAGTTCGCCTAACTAGGCTTGGCGTATGTCGCTGAATTTTGTGGATTCCAGCACGGGTCAAGCCGTTGGTTCAACTTCGTTAGCCCGTACAGTACTGCTTGCTGCAACAAAAGACATAGACGCCGAGTTATGCAACAAAATTCAGCAGGTCAAGAACTGGCGCAAGGAATATCTGGGCGTCTATCGAGCGCTGACCAAAACCGAGTTTTACCAAGAGCAAAATGGTTTAGAAATTGCGCACCTGGGACTGGAATTGCTGGCTAGGTCAATACACGATGATTCAGGACGCAACCTGGCCGAAATCGTAGAAGCCGGTTGGGTTGGTGACGCCCAGGTAGAAACTTTCATAATCAGCGGAACTTCCCCAATCAGGCCACTTTCTGTGTCAGGAATTTCTTCGCTAACCGATGCCGCCCAGATTTGGTCCCATGAAAAACTTGCCGAACCAGGTCTGGTTGGGTCCTTCAAATTTCTGGATGCTCACAAAAAACTTCCAATTTCGATGGACCTGCTAATTGCTCTTGCCGGTGCAGCTGAGTACGCACCAACCAAACACTGGCTAGGCGCGGGCGGAACCGTGGCTGTTGTTGCAAGAAAAAACACCCAGCGTTGGCTTGACTTAATTGCTCATGCCAGAAATAGTGCCGGTACTCTCTTGGTGCCCGTGCTGAAGAGCCGGGTGCCGTTGGATGCAATTTCACTCACCGATGAGGCCATCGCACAAAATGCAGGTCTGGATATTTGTGATGACGCAGAAGCCTTAGCCGGCTGGGTTGCTGCACTATCCATGACGCGAAAGGAACGAATTGTTCTTGGGCAGTACGCCTATGCCCCCGGGGCAAAACATATTCTTGTTCAAGCGGTCCAAGATGCTTTAGCTGCAAAAGTTTGCGCCAAATTACCAGCAAATCGAGTTGCTCTTGCTTGGCTAGCAACGCCAACTGATTCAACGGCTGTGCCGGCTGAAGTTTTGCAAGATGCGCTAAACCGATACGCCTCAAGATCCTGGGGTACAAAACTTCGCGATCTGATGCTGGGCATGCGCAAAACTAACGGCCAATTCTTTGACACTCGGTTTGGTGAAAAACTTGCCCTGATTGATCCGACTTCCACCGTCCAGGGGTCCAGTTACGCACTGGCCAAACGCTCGCAAAGGTGGCGAGCTTATTTGGCAAACAGTCAGGGAATAAAGGTCTCCTACGCAATCGCACCACCGGCACGCACTGAATCGGTGTTTAGTTTCAAACTCTTGAGGGCAACCTTCAGGGGAGCTCCAGCTTTTGGGGTTCAGGCATTTGGCGTCGACGATGCCGCCGTTGCGGCGACCGCCTTGCTCATCAGGGATCTACACGGGCCGATGCCTCATAGAGGGTCAACGGCGCTGCACACAGAAAGCGCCATCCACGGTGGTCTCTGGCGCATGATTTATTTGCCGAAATCGGTTTGGAATAAGGCCACGCTGATTGGCTGGCTAGGGCTGTTTAGCCGAAAATAAGTGAATGAATTTTGCTGCTCGACCGCTAGTCTTTGTTTACCTAGTGTTAACTTTCCGTTTCTAATGTGAACAACGTATTTTCAGAAATTTTCCCTAAGTTTCCTAAACGGTCATAATTCAGAAAGGATCCCGTGGATCCAATACTCATCGTTGCGTTGGTTGTCGGCCTCGCACTTTTCTTTGACTTCACTAACGGTTTTCACGACACTGCAAATTCAAGCGCTACGGCAATTGCTACAGGAGCCTTGAAGCCAAAGACCGCTGTCTTGATTGCAGCCATCATGAATTTTGTGGGAGCGTTTCTTTCCACTGCGGTAGCCAAAGCTATTTCCGTTTCCTTGATCAACGAGGGAATCGATATCGGTCCGGAATTGGTCTTCGCCGGTCTCACCGGTGCAATTTTATGGAATCTCACTACCTGGCTTTTGGGTCTTCCGTCATCTTCATCCCACGCTTTGTTTGGTGGTTTGGTTGGCGCAGCTTTGGCATTTGCAGGTGTGGCCGCCATCAATTTTCCAGCTGTGCTGGAAAAGGTTGTATTCCCGGCTTTGTTTGCCCCGGTAATCGCCGGACTTGCCGCTTTCCTGGCAACTCGCATCGCATACCTAATGACAGCTCGTTCGCAAAGTTCTCGCAAGGCAACCGGAATTGGCACGGGTCGCTCAAACTTCAAAGTGGGGCAGGTCTTCACTTCATCACTCGTAGCTCTCTCGCACGGAACAAATGACGCACAAAAGACGATGGGTGTGATTACTTTGGTTTTGGTTGCGGCTGGCCTTCAGCCAACCGGCGACCATGTAGAGTGGTGGGTCATTATCTCAGCCGCCACCGCGATTGCTGTTGGAACCTACATGGGTGGGTGGCGAATTATCAAGACTATGGGTTCCGGTCTTGCAGAGATCAAACCAGCACAAGGACTTGCCGCCGAGGTGGCGACTGCATCAACTATCCTCGCTTCAAGCAACCTAGGTTTTGCACTTTCTACAACTCAGGTTGCATCCGGCGGTGTCATGGGTGCTGGTCTTGGACGTAAGGGCGGTGCAGTGCGTTGGAACAAGGCAGGACAGGTAGTAACTGGTTGGTTGTTCACTCTGCCAGCAGCGGGTGCTGTCGGCGCGCTTTCCGCGTTTCTTGTGATGTCTGGACCGTTTGGAATTATTGCTGACCTGATTTTGGTAGTTTCCGTTTCAATCGCAATCTTCCAAATTTCTCGCCGCAACCGCATTAACCACAGCAATGTATTGAGCGAAGTCGAGGGTGCATCTGAAGTAATTGCCTCTCCTCGCCAGGTTAGAAAAGCTGCTGCGGAAGCAAAGAAAAAAGCTTCAAAGAAAGTGACCGCAAAAAAGGCGCCAAAGAAATCGGCGGCCACTAAGTCAAAGGGTGGAAAGTAATGATTAACTGGAACAGCCTAATTTTGGTAGCCATTGTGGCTATCGGCTCATCTGTTGGTTTGGTAACTGTTTTCTCGCTTGGCATGCGCCTGCTAACCAATGCTCAGAACATTAACCAGCACACCAAGAAAAAAGATGGTGTCAAGGTCTCCGAGGCAATCAACCGAATCGGTGCATATCTAATGTTCACAATATGTGGATCAGCGGTGCTTTACGGCATCTACCTGATCGTGCCCTACTTCCACCTAGACAAGTAGGAAAAATTGTCACTGAAAACCCCGGCCATGGACCGGGGTTTTCGCTTTACTGGCAAGATAGAGGCATGGCTACCGAAAAGAAAAAGAAATACGTATTGCTCACCGGCAAAGACGACGCTGCATTTTGTCAGCGAGTCTCCGACCGCATGGATGATGGCTACGAGCTCTATGGTTCACCGGCAATCACCTTCAATATTTTCAAGCGCCACCCAGTTGTGGCTCAAGCGTTGGTTCTAAAAAAGAAGCCAGCTCGCAAATCTTCGAAAAAGTAATCACAAAAATTTACTCATGGTGAATCCAATTGTCACTCCGCTTTCCGAACTAAAGAAGCGCTCTAGCTCAAAGTGGCGAAGATTTGCTCCTGACGTCCTACCCATGCACGTAGCCGAGATGGACTACGACATTGATGAGGGCATCAAGAAAATACTGCTTGAGAAAGTCTCTAATTCCGACCTTGGCTACACCGGTCCGATGCCAGAGGTGGCCGATGGTTTTGTGAAGTTCGCAGAGAGGCTCTGGGGTTGGCGCCCTGATGCCAAGCAAGTCCGGCTTTCAACCGATGTTGGAGTTTCGGCGGTTGAAATCTTTCGAGCACTTGGTAATAAAGGTGACGGCGTCGTAATCAACTCACCGGTCTACCACTCATTTTTTGATTGGATTGCTGAAGTAGAAATGCTGGTGCACGATGTGCCACTGGTTAGAGCCGCAACTGATTGGCAACTAGATTTAGTCGCGCTAGAAAACGCATTCAAACTAGGTCCTAAGTTTTATCTAATTTGCAACCCGCATAACCCATTGGGCAAGGTCTACACTCAAGCAGAACTTGCTACCGTCGCGGATTTAGCAAAGCACTACAACGTGACCGTGATTAGCGACGAAATTCACGCACCGCTGACCTACGTCAACACCGATTTTGTTCCCTACCTAAAGGTTTCTCAGTCTGCCAAGGAAACTGGAATCTGCATTACAGCTGCCAGTAAATCTTTCAATCTTGCTGGCCTCAAGGCGTCAATTATCGTTACTGATGCCGCACAAATGCACGAGCGGTTAGCCAAGTTGCCTGCGGCACTTCACTGGCGATCTGGCCTATTGGGCGCTTTTGCTATGGCAGAGGCATTCAGCAATGCGGGGTCGTGGCTTGATTCGGCGATTTCGGCAAATCTTGAATCACGCGAACTGTTGAGTCAACTGGTTGCTGACCAGCTGCCCAAGGTGAAGATGTGGATTCCAGATGCCGGTTATCTAGCTTGGTTAGACATTTCAGAATTGAATCTTGGCGATAATCCGGCGGCCAAAATCCTCAGCGAACAAAAGGTTGCCTTTGTACCTGGACCTGACCACGGCGAGGACTACAAAGATTATCTGCGGATCAACTTTGCCTGCCACCCCGACTCACTTAGGCGAGCCGTGCTGGCACTTGCCGCCTACGCAAACTAAATTCCTACTTCAGCGCCTGCTTCAGGTCAGCAATTAGGTCGTCAACGTTTTCAAGGCCCACCGATAGGCGCACCAAGTTTGGGGTAATTCCCATTTGCAATTGAATCTCAGGGCCAAGGCGGCGGTGAGTTGTTGATGCCGGGTGAGTAATCAACGACTTGCTGTCTCCAAGGTTGTTCGAGATGTCGATTACCCGCAAAGCATTCATGAACTTAAAGGTTTTCTCTTTGTTGCCTTTGATCTTGAAGCCAATTGTGGTGCCACCACCGCGCATCTGCTTTTTGGCAAGCTTGTAGTTCTTGTCGCTCTTTAGGAATGGGTAAGAAACCGATTCAATTTTCTTTTCGTTGGATAGGAATTCCGCTACCTTTAGCGCATTCGATGCCATGCGCTCAACCCGCATTGTCAAGGTCTCGAGCGATTTGAGCATCACCCAGGCGTTGAAAGCACTCATGCTTTGTCCGGTGTGACGCGTGAACGGAATTACCGAATTCTTTATGTAGTCCTTAGAGCCCAAAATCGCGCCGCCCAGCACGCGGCCCTGTCCGTCGATGTGCTTGGTTGCCGAATACATCACAACATCTGCCCCAAGTTCCAGAGGCTTCTGCAGAACTGGGCTGCCCATCACGTTGTCGACAATCACGGTTGCCCCAACCTTGTGGGCAAGATCGCTGACCATGCGAATGTCAACGATTTCCATCATTGGGTTGCTGGGTGACTCAATAAAGACAACTTTGGTTGGCTTGGCTAGCGCGTCCGCCCATTTCTTTTTGTCATTGCCATCCACCAATTCAATCTCTACGCCCCAGGCCGGAAGAATTTCATTCAGCACGACGTAGCAGGAAGAGAACATTGACATGGAGGCAACTATGCGGTCCCCGGCTTTGACCAAGCAGGCCACCGACGAAAACATCGCAGACATTCCGGTAGCGGTAGCAAAACAAGCTTCTGCACCCTCCAGGGCAGCCAGACGCTCCTCAAACATTGCGACGGTTGGATTTGAGAACCTGCTGTAGAGATGGTGAGCGGTTTCTTCTTTGAACGCAGCCTCTGCCATCTCTGCAGAGTCGTAGGTAAAGCCGCTGCTTAGGTAGAGAGCCTCACCAGTTTCACCGAACCCACTTCGTGACAGGCCGGCGCGAAGCGCAAGGGTATCGGGGTGTAATTGCCAGTTTGGCTTTTTACCATCGAAAGGATCTTGATAACCCCATGGGCGTGTGCGCTGTGTCATTCAACCAACAATATCGCATCCGGGGACTAGAACGAAGTGCTTGGCAAATCCTTTTCATCGTCGGTGATGCCTCTGATGATTCTAGAAACCACGTGAGATACCTCAAGCCCAACGCCAAAATTTGGAGCCTGGCCAAACACGGCTCTGGTTGCCAGGCCGGATTCTGTGTGCCCGGGACGAGCATCCAGCCATCTAATGCCAAGCTTCTTTAGTTCTTTGCTGGCAGCATTCGCGTAGCCAAGCAGAGCGGTTTTACTAGCTGAATAGGTGGCGAGACCTGCCATTGGGTTCTCGGCAATCACTCCGCTGATCGACACTACAAACGGGGCTTTGCCAGAATCACTTGATGCTTTCAGCTTTGAAATCAGTTGGCTCACCAGATTTATTTGACCAAGCGCATTGACTTCAAACAGTTTGCGTCGAACCTCAGGTGGAGTATCGGAAATTGGACCAAAGGCTACCAGGCCGGACGCCAACACGATACCGTCAAGAGATTCGGGAATTGAAGTGAGGTAATTAGCCAGCGTGTTGATTGAATCCTGATTCTCTAGATCCAAAAGCAATCGCTGAGCAAGATCGGCCCGCAATCTTGCCGAAGTCTCTGGACTTCGAGCCGTACCAAAAACGGTTGCTCCCGCTTCAATTAGTTGATTGCAAAACTCTGCTCCGAAGGCCCCGTTCGCCCCAACCACTAGAACTGATGATCCTGATAATGCCACCACGACTGTGCTCCTTTGCTTGGTCTAACCTTATGACATGAAAACAATCGGCAAGCCCGCGCTTTTTGCCGCGACCTTGGGTCCGGTCCAATCGGTGCTTGGTTGGGTAATTGCCGGCGCTCTTTGGCCAGGCTACGATCCAATTCGCAAAACCATCAGTGATTTGGCTGCAGATGATTCACCGGTGCAATGGATTCAATCTAGCTTTTTCATCTTGGGTGGAACTCTAAGTTTGATTGCGGCAATTTACGCCAGAAGTTTTGCCATGCCGGGGCGAGTGGTAATTTTTCTCGGCGGCGTGGCAACCTACGGCTTTACTTACTTCACCACCCCCAGCCAAGACAGCTCATCTGAAATGCATCGGGTATTTGCGATCATTTCTTTTGTTTTGTTCTCGGCCTGGCCGCTATTTTCAATGAGAATCTCAGGGAGCTACCCTTGGGTGCTTCGACCGGTTGGGGCAATTGTTGCCACCCTGGGCTTCACCGTGATTTCCCTGTGGTTCCTGAGCACATGGACCAACCCAGAAGCCACCAACGTGGGGCTGGTGGAGCGAATAATTGCGACTGCGCAGACTACTTATTTATCGGCAGTTATTTGGATTGCCTGGCTGCACGCCAAACGTTCCTGACTTTTCGTTTTTCCCCTGAATACTTATAACTATGTCTGTTGCGCAATCTCCGGTTCAAACCAGGCAGATTCGCACCGATATTCAGGCGCTCAGAACAATTGCGGTAACGCTGGTAGTTCTCTTTCATCTTTGGCCCAATAGACTCTCCGGCGGTTTCGTTGGGGTAGATGTATTTTTTGTAATCTCGGGTTTCCTAATTACCAAGCACCTAATCCAAGAGGTTCAGGACGGGCGCTTCAGCATCACGGGTTTCTGGGCCAGGCGAATAAAAAGACTGCTGCCCGCATCGTTCACAGTTTTGGGAGCCACAGCCGTTGCGGTGGTGCTGTTCGTGCCGGTGTCCCTATGGGAGCAGTGGTTGCAAGAAATTCAGGCCTCTGTTTTCTATTTCCAAAACTGGTACCTGGCTGCCGACGCGGTGAATTATTTGGCCCTGGCTAACCAATCTTCACCGGCACAGCATTTTTGGTCGCTATCAACTGAAGAGCAGTTTTACTTTGTCTGGCCCTTGCTGGTGGCCTTAGCTTTATTGATTACAAAGCGAATGGTCAAACTAAATGTTTCGAGTCGCAGAGTTTTACTGGTTATTTTCTCTACTGTCACGGTTCTGTCCTTCAGCTACTCCCTATATCTGACTAACACTGATCCAGCGGTTGCCTACTTCTCAACACCGGTACGCGCGTGGGAATTTGGAATAGGCGCAATAGCGGCATTCTTGAGACCAATCCAGAGCAGCGTGACTAAAACTGTTTTGGCGCTGACTGGTTTGCTGGCTATTTTTAGTTCAGGTTTGGTCATCACAAACCAGACCCCGTTTCCTGGTGTTGCTGCACTGGCTCCTACGGTGGGCACTTTTCTTGTAATAGTTGCGGCAATCGATACCGGTATTGTTTCAAGAATCTTGGGATTGAAACCCCTGCAGTGGGTTGGTGACAAGTCCTACGCAATCTACCTGTGGCATTGGCCCATTTTGATCGGTGTTCCGTTTGTCACCCACTCAGCTTTAACC containing:
- a CDS encoding inorganic phosphate transporter, with the translated sequence MDPILIVALVVGLALFFDFTNGFHDTANSSATAIATGALKPKTAVLIAAIMNFVGAFLSTAVAKAISVSLINEGIDIGPELVFAGLTGAILWNLTTWLLGLPSSSSHALFGGLVGAALAFAGVAAINFPAVLEKVVFPALFAPVIAGLAAFLATRIAYLMTARSQSSRKATGIGTGRSNFKVGQVFTSSLVALSHGTNDAQKTMGVITLVLVAAGLQPTGDHVEWWVIISAATAIAVGTYMGGWRIIKTMGSGLAEIKPAQGLAAEVATASTILASSNLGFALSTTQVASGGVMGAGLGRKGGAVRWNKAGQVVTGWLFTLPAAGAVGALSAFLVMSGPFGIIADLILVVSVSIAIFQISRRNRINHSNVLSEVEGASEVIASPRQVRKAAAEAKKKASKKVTAKKAPKKSAATKSKGGK
- a CDS encoding DUF1737 domain-containing protein, giving the protein MATEKKKKYVLLTGKDDAAFCQRVSDRMDDGYELYGSPAITFNIFKRHPVVAQALVLKKKPARKSSKK
- a CDS encoding MalY/PatB family protein, which codes for MVNPIVTPLSELKKRSSSKWRRFAPDVLPMHVAEMDYDIDEGIKKILLEKVSNSDLGYTGPMPEVADGFVKFAERLWGWRPDAKQVRLSTDVGVSAVEIFRALGNKGDGVVINSPVYHSFFDWIAEVEMLVHDVPLVRAATDWQLDLVALENAFKLGPKFYLICNPHNPLGKVYTQAELATVADLAKHYNVTVISDEIHAPLTYVNTDFVPYLKVSQSAKETGICITAASKSFNLAGLKASIIVTDAAQMHERLAKLPAALHWRSGLLGAFAMAEAFSNAGSWLDSAISANLESRELLSQLVADQLPKVKMWIPDAGYLAWLDISELNLGDNPAAKILSEQKVAFVPGPDHGEDYKDYLRINFACHPDSLRRAVLALAAYAN
- the metZ gene encoding O-succinylhomoserine sulfhydrylase, which gives rise to MTQRTRPWGYQDPFDGKKPNWQLHPDTLALRAGLSRSGFGETGEALYLSSGFTYDSAEMAEAAFKEETAHHLYSRFSNPTVAMFEERLAALEGAEACFATATGMSAMFSSVACLVKAGDRIVASMSMFSSCYVVLNEILPAWGVEIELVDGNDKKKWADALAKPTKVVFIESPSNPMMEIVDIRMVSDLAHKVGATVIVDNVMGSPVLQKPLELGADVVMYSATKHIDGQGRVLGGAILGSKDYIKNSVIPFTRHTGQSMSAFNAWVMLKSLETLTMRVERMASNALKVAEFLSNEKKIESVSYPFLKSDKNYKLAKKQMRGGGTTIGFKIKGNKEKTFKFMNALRVIDISNNLGDSKSLITHPASTTHRRLGPEIQLQMGITPNLVRLSVGLENVDDLIADLKQALK
- a CDS encoding SDR family NAD(P)-dependent oxidoreductase is translated as MVALSGSSVLVVGANGAFGAEFCNQLIEAGATVFGTARSPETSARLRADLAQRLLLDLENQDSINTLANYLTSIPESLDGIVLASGLVAFGPISDTPPEVRRKLFEVNALGQINLVSQLISKLKASSDSGKAPFVVSISGVIAENPMAGLATYSASKTALLGYANAASKELKKLGIRWLDARPGHTESGLATRAVFGQAPNFGVGLEVSHVVSRIIRGITDDEKDLPSTSF
- a CDS encoding DUF998 domain-containing protein, with the protein product MKTIGKPALFAATLGPVQSVLGWVIAGALWPGYDPIRKTISDLAADDSPVQWIQSSFFILGGTLSLIAAIYARSFAMPGRVVIFLGGVATYGFTYFTTPSQDSSSEMHRVFAIISFVLFSAWPLFSMRISGSYPWVLRPVGAIVATLGFTVISLWFLSTWTNPEATNVGLVERIIATAQTTYLSAVIWIAWLHAKRS